A genomic stretch from Bradyrhizobium sp. 195 includes:
- a CDS encoding electron transfer flavoprotein subunit beta/FixA family protein, which yields MKVLVPVKRVVDYNVKVRVKGDGSGVELANVKMSMNPFDEIAVEEALRLKEGGKATEVVVVSIGPAQASETIRTGLAMGADRGILVKADGTVEPLAVAKILKKIADEEQPGLIILGKQAIDDDSNQTGQMLAALLGWSQATFASKLEVEGSDFKVTREVDGGLQTVKLKGPAIVTTDLRLNEPRYASLPNIMKAKKKPIAEKTVADYGVDATARLEVLKTTEPAGRKAGVKVKDVAELVSKLKNEAGVL from the coding sequence ATGAAGGTCTTAGTGCCGGTAAAGCGGGTGGTCGATTACAACGTCAAGGTCCGCGTCAAGGGCGATGGATCGGGCGTTGAACTCGCCAACGTCAAGATGTCGATGAACCCGTTCGACGAAATCGCGGTCGAGGAAGCCCTGCGCCTGAAAGAAGGTGGCAAGGCCACCGAGGTCGTGGTGGTCTCCATTGGACCGGCGCAGGCGTCGGAGACGATCCGCACCGGTCTTGCGATGGGTGCCGACCGCGGCATCCTCGTGAAGGCCGACGGTACCGTCGAGCCGCTGGCGGTCGCGAAGATTCTCAAGAAGATCGCCGACGAAGAGCAGCCGGGCCTGATTATTCTCGGCAAGCAGGCGATCGACGACGACAGCAATCAGACCGGCCAGATGCTGGCCGCGCTGCTCGGCTGGTCGCAGGCGACATTCGCCTCGAAGCTCGAGGTCGAAGGTTCTGACTTCAAGGTCACCCGCGAAGTCGACGGCGGCCTCCAGACCGTCAAGCTGAAGGGACCGGCGATCGTCACCACCGACCTGCGTCTCAACGAGCCGCGCTACGCGTCGCTGCCCAACATCATGAAGGCCAAGAAGAAGCCGATCGCGGAGAAGACCGTCGCCGATTACGGCGTCGACGCCACCGCGCGTCTCGAGGTTCTCAAGACGACGGAACCGGCGGGCCGCAAGGCGGGCGTCAAGGTCAAGGACGTCGCCGAGCTGGTGTCGAAACTCAAGAACGAAGCCGGGGTGCTCTGA
- a CDS encoding SCP2 sterol-binding domain-containing protein, whose protein sequence is MAGLKDHPIAERIRLNPPAPPAALSLDALKALVMECGADDCGIVSLDDPLVKDEAVHARRAFAGARLAVSIVSRMNRGPIRSPARSASNNEFHKISHEVDDIARELVRRLEDMGISAMNPPMAFPMEFDKYPERGWVVSHKLIAEAAGVGKRGIHRSVIHPKFGSFILLGTVLVDLDIEAPSKPLDYNPCFECRLCVVACPVGAIKPDGYFDFSSCLNHNYQQFMGGFAQWIEDIADAKSAKDYRERQPLAETVKRWQSLSYGPNYNAAYCVAVCPAGEDVMAGYLSDRKAHVETIVKPLQDKVEPLYVVRDSDAASHAAKMFPHKSLRFVRSSARASSIGAFLFGMGLTFQRNRAKGLNATYHFVFTGQEPKEATVVIKNQKLTVTDGLIGTPDLRIQADSAAWLKTLNGQLSVVLALAQRKIRLKGPLQLLKAFGACFPK, encoded by the coding sequence ATGGCGGGACTTAAAGACCACCCGATCGCCGAACGCATACGGCTCAACCCTCCGGCACCGCCTGCAGCCCTTAGCCTCGATGCTTTGAAGGCGTTGGTCATGGAATGCGGTGCAGATGATTGCGGTATCGTCAGCCTCGATGACCCCCTGGTAAAGGACGAAGCGGTTCACGCCCGACGGGCATTCGCGGGGGCGCGATTGGCGGTGAGCATCGTGAGCAGGATGAATCGCGGTCCCATCCGTTCACCCGCGCGTTCAGCGTCCAATAACGAGTTCCACAAGATTTCTCACGAGGTCGACGATATCGCGCGCGAGCTCGTTCGGCGGCTGGAGGACATGGGCATCTCGGCGATGAACCCGCCGATGGCATTCCCCATGGAGTTCGACAAATACCCGGAACGGGGATGGGTCGTCTCACACAAGCTCATTGCCGAAGCTGCCGGCGTTGGAAAGCGCGGCATCCATCGCAGCGTCATCCATCCCAAATTCGGCAGCTTTATCCTTTTGGGCACCGTGCTGGTCGATCTCGACATAGAGGCGCCGTCGAAGCCACTCGACTACAATCCCTGCTTCGAGTGCAGGCTCTGCGTCGTCGCCTGTCCGGTCGGCGCGATCAAGCCCGATGGCTATTTCGATTTTTCTTCCTGCCTCAACCACAACTACCAGCAGTTCATGGGCGGATTCGCACAATGGATCGAGGACATCGCGGACGCGAAGTCCGCCAAGGACTACCGTGAACGCCAACCGCTGGCAGAAACAGTCAAGCGCTGGCAGAGCCTCTCGTACGGCCCCAACTACAATGCGGCCTATTGCGTCGCGGTTTGTCCTGCCGGCGAAGACGTCATGGCCGGCTACTTGTCAGACCGCAAAGCGCACGTGGAAACGATCGTCAAACCGTTGCAGGACAAAGTCGAGCCGCTGTATGTCGTCCGGGATTCCGATGCAGCAAGTCACGCCGCGAAGATGTTCCCGCACAAGTCGCTTCGGTTTGTACGCTCGAGTGCCCGGGCCTCGAGTATCGGCGCATTTCTCTTCGGAATGGGGCTTACCTTCCAGCGTAATAGGGCTAAGGGCTTGAATGCCACCTACCACTTCGTCTTCACGGGCCAAGAGCCCAAGGAGGCCACGGTGGTTATCAAAAATCAGAAGCTGACCGTCACCGACGGCCTCATTGGTACCCCGGACTTGCGCATTCAGGCGGACTCAGCCGCTTGGCTGAAGACTTTGAATGGTCAGCTCTCGGTCGTCCTGGCGCTCGCGCAGAGAAAGATTCGATTGAAGGGTCCTCTTCAACTCCTGAAGGCCTTCGGCGCCTGCTTCCCGAAATGA
- a CDS encoding (2Fe-2S)-binding protein, which translates to MQLTVNSKRYDLDVEPEMPLLWVLRDELGISGPKYGCGAGLCGACTVHIDGTAVRSCSINAGEVRGSITTIEGLGTPANLHIVQQAWIEHQVAQCGYCQSGQMMTAAALLSKTPDPSDTEIADAMSGNLCRCGTYTRIHSAVKTAAQMMKGK; encoded by the coding sequence ATGCAGTTGACCGTCAACAGTAAGCGCTACGATCTGGATGTCGAACCGGAAATGCCGCTCCTTTGGGTGCTCCGAGACGAGCTTGGTATCTCAGGGCCGAAGTACGGTTGCGGGGCGGGCCTTTGCGGTGCGTGCACCGTTCATATCGACGGTACCGCGGTTCGTTCCTGCTCGATCAACGCTGGTGAGGTCCGCGGCAGCATCACGACAATCGAGGGTCTGGGCACTCCCGCAAACCTGCACATTGTTCAGCAGGCTTGGATCGAGCACCAAGTTGCGCAGTGCGGTTATTGTCAGTCCGGCCAAATGATGACTGCAGCGGCCCTGCTATCGAAAACCCCCGATCCGTCAGACACCGAAATCGCCGACGCCATGAGCGGAAATCTTTGTCGCTGCGGCACTTATACTCGCATCCACAGCGCCGTCAAAACTGCTGCCCAGATGATGAAGGGGAAATAA
- a CDS encoding xanthine dehydrogenase family protein molybdopterin-binding subunit: MARLRTIARRTFLIGSAAIAGGVAFGYYRLRQDPPNPLLKDLKAGEAAITPYVRVDAKGVTLITPRADKGQGSYSIQAHLIAEELDVDPHKVRIDPGPPNPAYFNSRVMDDSLPFSPIDDGLMARGARGGGEVLSRLLGMQITGGSSTVPDGYQKLRMAGAVARETLKEAAARKSGVPRSQLKTRDGQVILPDGKSVTYAELAVEAAQLAPVTDVTLRPEQEWRYIGKKMRRIDIVAKSTGTQQYGIDIRPDRIVYATVRANPGMGGTIKRYDASSAEKMRGVKKIVPIKDGVGVVADNTWRAFQAAAAIKIEWNDPPYPADSAGMWKVLENSFSKDLLDSRLRNDGDVEKALAGSSKPIEAEYRTPYLAHAPLEPMNAVVLYTKERLDIWTGTQIPVFLQAHAAKLTQLPEEKIYVHAQPIGGSFGARLDDTYALQAIELAMAMEGVPVKMTWSREENMGHDYPRPIQLSRAKGTVRDGMVESMSIDVAGQSMGASWFNRLQAPVPPGPDASSVNGIWDQPFAIPNFRVTGYRAKEMVPVSPWRSVGASANGFHHASFLDELIHAAGADPMAELIRLCNHEPSKKVLHTLRDVSAWKGSRIGDRRARGLALTVAFGVPMAQVVEVSDTPQGIKIDKVYAVCDVGRILDPVNFEAQVRGGIIWALGHAMNCELTYENFAPVQTNFHLFEAMRFHQVPEIIVKGLELGGEVRGIGEPPVPPAAPALANAIFALTGKRVRELPLNKSVTFA; the protein is encoded by the coding sequence GTGGCTCGGCTCAGGACAATTGCAAGACGCACGTTTCTGATCGGCTCCGCTGCGATCGCCGGCGGCGTCGCCTTCGGCTATTACCGATTGCGCCAGGATCCTCCCAATCCGCTGCTCAAGGACCTCAAGGCGGGTGAAGCCGCGATCACGCCCTACGTCCGCGTCGACGCAAAGGGCGTTACACTCATCACTCCGCGCGCCGACAAGGGCCAAGGCTCATATTCCATCCAAGCTCATCTGATCGCCGAAGAGCTTGACGTGGATCCGCACAAGGTTCGCATCGATCCTGGTCCGCCAAATCCGGCCTACTTCAACAGCCGGGTCATGGACGACAGCCTCCCCTTCTCTCCGATCGACGATGGCCTCATGGCTCGAGGGGCGCGGGGAGGTGGCGAGGTGTTGAGCCGTCTTCTCGGCATGCAGATCACGGGAGGATCGTCCACCGTACCCGATGGCTATCAAAAACTTCGGATGGCGGGAGCCGTCGCTCGCGAGACATTGAAGGAGGCGGCGGCCAGAAAGTCGGGCGTGCCCCGATCGCAGCTGAAAACCAGGGACGGTCAGGTCATCTTGCCCGATGGCAAGTCCGTCACTTACGCGGAGCTGGCCGTCGAGGCAGCGCAGCTTGCACCGGTTACCGATGTCACCCTCCGGCCGGAACAGGAGTGGCGCTACATCGGCAAGAAGATGCGCCGGATCGATATCGTCGCCAAGTCTACCGGTACGCAACAGTATGGGATCGATATTCGTCCGGACCGGATTGTGTACGCCACCGTCCGGGCCAACCCGGGCATGGGAGGCACGATCAAACGATATGATGCCTCTAGCGCGGAAAAGATGAGAGGCGTCAAGAAGATCGTTCCGATCAAAGACGGTGTGGGCGTCGTTGCCGACAACACGTGGAGAGCTTTTCAGGCCGCGGCCGCTATCAAGATCGAATGGAACGATCCTCCTTATCCGGCCGACTCGGCTGGAATGTGGAAGGTGCTGGAGAATTCGTTCTCCAAAGACCTGCTGGACAGCCGGCTTCGCAATGACGGAGACGTCGAGAAGGCGTTGGCCGGCTCATCCAAACCGATTGAGGCGGAGTATCGGACTCCATATCTTGCCCACGCTCCGCTCGAGCCCATGAATGCGGTTGTACTCTATACGAAGGAGCGGCTCGACATCTGGACGGGAACGCAGATCCCGGTATTCCTCCAGGCGCATGCGGCGAAGCTGACCCAACTGCCGGAAGAGAAGATCTACGTGCACGCTCAGCCGATCGGTGGCAGCTTCGGGGCGCGACTGGACGACACCTATGCGTTGCAGGCGATCGAACTCGCGATGGCCATGGAAGGCGTTCCGGTCAAGATGACCTGGAGCCGTGAAGAGAACATGGGGCACGACTATCCGCGCCCGATTCAGCTCTCGCGCGCCAAGGGAACGGTTCGCGATGGCATGGTCGAGAGCATGAGCATCGATGTGGCTGGACAATCGATGGGAGCTTCCTGGTTCAACCGTCTGCAGGCGCCCGTTCCTCCCGGTCCCGATGCTTCAAGCGTCAACGGCATTTGGGATCAGCCTTTCGCCATACCGAACTTTCGGGTGACAGGTTACCGGGCGAAAGAAATGGTGCCAGTCAGCCCGTGGCGATCCGTCGGAGCGTCCGCGAATGGCTTCCACCATGCTTCCTTCCTGGACGAGTTGATCCATGCCGCGGGTGCGGATCCGATGGCGGAACTTATTCGTCTCTGCAATCATGAACCTTCCAAGAAGGTCTTGCATACCTTGCGAGATGTTTCCGCCTGGAAAGGCTCGCGAATCGGCGACCGGCGAGCCCGAGGCCTGGCGCTGACAGTGGCCTTCGGCGTGCCCATGGCCCAAGTCGTCGAGGTGAGCGACACTCCTCAGGGCATCAAGATCGACAAGGTATATGCCGTTTGCGATGTGGGGCGCATTCTGGACCCGGTCAATTTTGAAGCGCAGGTGCGGGGTGGCATCATCTGGGCCTTGGGCCATGCCATGAACTGCGAGCTCACCTACGAAAACTTTGCGCCGGTCCAGACGAACTTTCACCTGTTTGAAGCCATGAGATTCCATCAGGTGCCGGAAATCATCGTCAAGGGATTGGAGCTTGGGGGTGAAGTGCGGGGAATTGGCGAACCGCCAGTCCCACCGGCCGCACCTGCTCTCGCCAACGCAATCTTTGCTCTTACCGGAAAGCGTGTGCGCGAACTGCCACTCAACAAGAGCGTCACGTTCGCGTGA
- a CDS encoding crotonase/enoyl-CoA hydratase family protein codes for MSDQKGPSGRIRTEVHGRILKIIIDNPAKKNSFTPAMMVEMSNAMTLLDGNDDYWAGVVCAEGTDFTSGLDMPKFFGPNAEKSEIPPSNIDAFALKGRCRKPIVTAVQGIVYTIGIEMMLAGDIVIAASDSRFCQMEAKRGIAPLGGAHFRFLTRAGWGDAMYHLFLCDEFNAERAHAIGLVQEVVEPGSQIDRAMALAQTIVKNAPLGIQVTKQAALKYIEAAERDAIDYIPKIKDRVLGSEDMMEGIQSFIERRPAVFRGK; via the coding sequence ATGAGCGATCAGAAGGGCCCATCGGGCCGGATCCGCACGGAAGTGCATGGTCGGATCCTCAAGATCATCATCGACAATCCAGCGAAGAAGAATTCCTTCACACCCGCCATGATGGTGGAGATGTCGAATGCCATGACGCTTCTGGACGGCAACGACGATTATTGGGCGGGCGTCGTTTGCGCAGAAGGAACGGACTTCACGTCAGGTCTCGACATGCCAAAATTCTTCGGCCCGAACGCCGAGAAAAGCGAGATTCCTCCGAGCAACATCGATGCTTTTGCGCTCAAGGGACGTTGCCGCAAGCCGATCGTGACGGCAGTGCAGGGCATCGTCTATACGATCGGAATCGAAATGATGCTTGCCGGCGATATCGTCATCGCTGCGTCGGATAGCCGGTTTTGCCAAATGGAAGCAAAGCGAGGAATTGCACCTCTCGGCGGCGCTCACTTCCGATTCCTGACGCGCGCAGGTTGGGGGGACGCGATGTATCACCTTTTCCTTTGCGACGAGTTCAATGCCGAGCGGGCGCACGCGATTGGCCTCGTGCAGGAAGTGGTCGAGCCGGGAAGCCAGATCGATCGGGCCATGGCGCTGGCGCAGACGATCGTAAAAAATGCGCCGCTCGGAATACAGGTCACAAAGCAAGCCGCGCTGAAGTATATCGAGGCGGCCGAACGAGACGCGATCGATTACATACCCAAGATCAAGGACCGCGTTCTCGGTAGCGAGGATATGATGGAAGGCATTCAATCCTTCATCGAACGTCGTCCAGCCGTTTTCCGCGGGAAATGA